In one Sporomusa sphaeroides DSM 2875 genomic region, the following are encoded:
- a CDS encoding pirin family protein produces the protein MNKLRTIRKIVTGKHTVDGAGVKLVRVIGRDDTQDFDPFLMLDAFDSVDPEDYVKGFPWHPHRGIETITYLIQGDIEHGDSLGNTGRILAGECQWMTAGSGILHQEMPKPSERMFGLQLWLNLPAKDKMVSPKYNGIRKEDIPVVDEGERRIHILAGVYGGKAGAMAGDYRKPLLLDVAVCAGTEWSLEIAGNTTLFIYIFQGAGTFGSEQVIPAKHAVLFDETGTFLVKAADQGIRFFLMAGEPLRESIAWGGPIVMNTREELQLAFRELEENKFIK, from the coding sequence ATGAACAAGCTGAGGACTATCCGTAAAATTGTTACTGGAAAACATACGGTGGACGGAGCCGGCGTCAAGCTGGTGCGGGTAATTGGCCGCGACGACACGCAGGATTTTGATCCTTTTCTCATGCTGGATGCTTTTGATTCGGTGGACCCCGAGGACTATGTCAAAGGGTTTCCCTGGCATCCGCACCGCGGGATTGAGACGATTACCTATCTCATTCAGGGTGATATTGAGCACGGCGACAGCCTGGGAAATACAGGCAGGATTTTAGCAGGAGAATGTCAGTGGATGACTGCCGGCTCCGGAATACTCCATCAGGAAATGCCAAAACCCAGTGAGCGGATGTTTGGACTCCAGCTCTGGCTCAATCTACCGGCAAAAGACAAAATGGTGTCCCCTAAATATAATGGAATACGCAAAGAGGATATCCCGGTAGTTGATGAGGGAGAACGGCGGATCCATATTCTTGCCGGCGTGTACGGCGGTAAAGCCGGGGCTATGGCCGGGGACTATCGCAAGCCACTGCTGCTGGACGTAGCAGTGTGTGCCGGGACTGAGTGGTCACTGGAGATTGCGGGCAATACGACTTTGTTTATTTATATTTTTCAGGGAGCCGGAACCTTTGGCAGCGAGCAGGTAATCCCGGCAAAGCATGCCGTATTATTTGATGAAACAGGGACCTTCCTCGTAAAAGCCGCTGATCAGGGAATTCGGTTTTTCCTGATGGCCGGGGAGCCGCTGCGGGAGTCCATTGCCTGGGGCGGCCCAATCGTTATGAATACCCGGGAAGAGTTGCAGCTTGCCTTCCGGGAATTAGAAGAAAACAAATTTATCAAATAA
- a CDS encoding DUF3137 domain-containing protein produces MNWIKKILGFNSPHSWVKWLRMAFAAVALIIATAFWGNFASMVMEDGIIGLIFALILFIVAFGPILAIMLGVASLIGLLVGGMLSSVKQRQSFRETIATGSPQLLELEKLRLKSQALDLLFPITAIILFSLGFVFLEDLYGDFGEAGFYGFMLLAGLVLLGFWLAKTSVKLRYKRMFKELIVTGELESVLDNLDFQPEAKLDEALVKAAALFPHYDIYYGNDYLAADYHGRHFIQSDIHLQEEREETYRDDDGELQTRTVYVSVFRGRLVIFDYDAISNEPVTVYDRHGGRMKSTEAIQTELDAFNRRFYVSAPSPTAALRILTPPVLESILLASDKLGCPLYLSFREDKLYVALNCGDAFEAAGGDATLSEQRRRVTGDIKAMLDFVDTIYLKTQPHVSKKDEEDGQ; encoded by the coding sequence ATGAATTGGATCAAAAAAATATTAGGCTTTAATAGCCCGCACTCCTGGGTCAAGTGGCTGCGGATGGCTTTTGCCGCTGTTGCTCTGATCATTGCCACAGCCTTTTGGGGCAATTTTGCCTCTATGGTAATGGAAGACGGCATCATCGGCCTGATTTTCGCGCTTATCCTCTTTATTGTAGCGTTTGGCCCGATTCTGGCAATCATGCTGGGGGTCGCCTCGCTGATCGGCCTACTCGTCGGCGGGATGCTAAGCAGCGTAAAACAGCGGCAAAGCTTCCGGGAAACCATCGCCACCGGTTCCCCGCAACTGCTGGAACTGGAAAAGCTGCGGCTGAAATCGCAGGCCCTGGACCTGCTCTTTCCAATTACGGCGATTATCCTGTTTAGCCTGGGCTTTGTCTTCCTGGAGGACTTATACGGCGATTTCGGCGAGGCGGGCTTCTACGGCTTCATGCTTCTGGCAGGACTTGTGCTCCTCGGCTTTTGGCTGGCGAAGACATCTGTCAAGCTGCGCTACAAGCGTATGTTTAAAGAACTGATTGTGACCGGAGAGCTGGAATCGGTTCTGGACAATCTGGATTTTCAGCCGGAAGCAAAGCTGGATGAAGCCCTGGTCAAAGCGGCGGCACTGTTTCCTCACTATGACATTTACTATGGCAACGATTATTTGGCGGCAGACTACCATGGGCGTCACTTTATTCAATCGGATATTCATTTGCAGGAGGAGCGGGAGGAGACTTACCGGGATGACGACGGCGAATTACAGACACGGACAGTATATGTCAGCGTGTTTCGCGGACGGCTGGTGATCTTTGACTATGACGCCATCTCCAATGAACCGGTTACTGTCTATGACCGGCACGGCGGCAGGATGAAGAGCACCGAGGCGATTCAAACCGAACTGGACGCCTTCAACCGGCGGTTTTACGTCAGCGCCCCCAGTCCGACGGCGGCCTTGCGCATCCTGACCCCGCCTGTTCTGGAAAGCATTTTGCTGGCCTCAGACAAACTGGGCTGTCCGCTGTATCTTTCTTTCCGCGAGGATAAGCTCTATGTGGCGCTGAACTGCGGCGATGCGTTTGAAGCCGCCGGCGGCGATGCCACGCTTTCCGAACAGCGCCGGCGCGTGACCGGCGACATTAAGGCGATGCTTGACTTCGTCGATACCATATATCTGAAAACCCAACCGCATGTTAGCAAAAAAGATGAGGAGGACGGACAATGA
- a CDS encoding CAP domain-containing protein, producing MDKDVPALYKRVAALLLAALLLAAIPLTAEAFKVTIDNKYNATKSFAILKHDDKLNKWVCIGWYNVGPKTVKNFTFLDSTKVKHAYIYSSAWSGSGEGAMERMVIKSKFKYYDGEQCPPGDKRRKEFFSRVNIGTDGTVRLVWQAAPAAITGDERLGIDLLNRDREKQGLPRLSADAKLSQVARKHAKDMAQNKYFSHTNRKGQSPFDRMKEDGITYRSAAENIAYNSSIAAMQAAWMNSPGHRTNILNSQYTHVGLGLYTASDGTIYGVQLFARY from the coding sequence ATGGATAAAGATGTACCTGCGTTGTATAAAAGGGTGGCTGCCTTACTGCTGGCCGCGTTGCTTTTGGCTGCCATTCCGCTTACGGCAGAGGCCTTCAAGGTTACTATTGACAATAAGTATAACGCAACCAAATCTTTTGCGATCTTAAAGCATGACGACAAGCTGAACAAATGGGTATGCATCGGTTGGTACAACGTAGGGCCAAAGACGGTCAAAAATTTTACTTTCCTTGATTCGACAAAGGTAAAGCATGCCTATATCTACAGTTCGGCCTGGAGCGGCAGCGGTGAGGGCGCAATGGAGCGGATGGTAATAAAAAGTAAGTTCAAATATTATGACGGCGAACAGTGCCCGCCAGGCGATAAACGGCGAAAGGAGTTTTTTTCACGGGTCAATATTGGCACCGATGGCACTGTCAGGCTGGTATGGCAGGCAGCTCCTGCCGCTATTACCGGCGATGAACGCTTAGGCATTGACCTCTTAAACCGGGACAGGGAAAAACAGGGCCTGCCGCGCCTGAGTGCTGATGCCAAGTTGTCACAGGTAGCGCGAAAACATGCCAAAGACATGGCGCAGAACAAGTATTTCAGCCATACCAACCGCAAGGGGCAGTCTCCCTTTGACCGAATGAAAGAAGACGGTATTACTTACCGGTCAGCAGCAGAGAATATAGCCTACAATAGCAGCATTGCCGCAATGCAGGCGGCCTGGATGAACAGTCCGGGGCATCGCACCAATATTTTAAACTCCCAATATACACATGTCGGACTGGGCTTATATACTGCTTCGGATGGAACAATCTACGGCGTACAGCTATTTGCCAGGTATTAA
- a CDS encoding WXG100 family type VII secretion target, which yields MSNIDSEQIGSAVQQLDEIVAAIANQTAKVREAVAALDKGWVSGVKAEFMSRYRRDEEAMQEMLEQFREISLQLRETAADFDKTESEILSEVSSLR from the coding sequence ATGAGCAATATTGACTCAGAGCAAATCGGCAGCGCCGTACAGCAGCTTGATGAAATTGTGGCGGCCATTGCCAATCAGACGGCCAAAGTGCGGGAGGCTGTCGCCGCCCTGGATAAAGGCTGGGTTTCCGGTGTTAAGGCCGAATTTATGAGCCGCTACCGGCGGGATGAGGAGGCCATGCAGGAAATGCTGGAGCAGTTCCGGGAGATCAGCCTGCAGCTCAGGGAGACGGCTGCCGATTTTGACAAAACGGAAAGCGAAATACTCAGCGAGGTTTCCTCATTGAGATAA
- the essC gene encoding type VII secretion protein EssC: MHLLLTVVFSNGFQEIYLPLVNNKTVPVDIRPHISGWQEDITLPLAVWDDTWQLSGSRQFTIIHNEQPVQTVVLVPGLLLNCELGGSEAVFSVTVEEVDDGNTRFGKYFHDPAVALKAGIGSGEGNLIIYSNRFCSPNHAEIVFADGKAVVRDLGSVNGTFVNGRMLTGEHSLKYGDIIYIIGLKLVYLGNVLAVNNPKQACTVNERKLKLIRIEAAGQEAEEHSPESGEAYFLRTPRKLEKLDDETFTIEKCPPKNQQKKQPVIFVIGPSLTMMVPMIAGVMMMSGSGASATGGLVMSVGAALIGGMWAMLNIRHQNKEELETEATRVHSYSAYIAKMAQQILQKIEYNRAALLRMFPSAGDVAAFALEGSPRLWEKSSNHEDFLAIRFGLGDIPSPNRIVVPKEQMMMAHDPLNDKVEEIRQAMSTLKGVPVELSAYQNRMVGVVSRDRERALALGNLISTQVAGLHPYTDVRLCYVYPMREADNWHYTRWLPHVWTPDGKLRLIANDKNTVGDVMYYLSTVIRERLERESGEEDGTKVLPHYVVMVADWSLVEDEPIAKYLMNPQPELGLSVIYLVDAIDKLPSGCTAIVQDDPENRGFYSTTGLFPQRENIVYDSMPLELTEEFARRLSGYQVRELNVSTAIPDVLSFLDMYKTAGVEELDMLHKWLENRTYESMRSMIGYKSGNQPLYLDIHEKYHGPHGLVAGTTGSGKSETLQSYILSLVVNYHPHEVAFILIDYKGGGMAQSFLGLPHLSGVITNLGGNATNRALLSINAEIKSRQRIFNEYKVKHIDAYIELYRSGAAAEPMPHLLIIADEFAELKKEQPEFVRALVSAARVGRSLGVNLILATQKPSGVVDDEIWSNTRFRLCLRVADKQDSNEMLKRPDAAFITGTGRGYFQVGNDEIFEEFQSGWSGAAYEPQVPFADDKNAKVELINLIGKSGVPKQKKQKKSDNIQKVTQLDAVVKHAAQIAAENGIPAIKQIWMPPLPKTVYLEELDAIARPEGFSVLLPIGLVDNPEGQNQYPCAVDFMTDGHLLICGAGGSGKTTLLQTLMYSAITRYSPREINIYVADFSSRTMAVFGSLPHVGGVMFEGDDEKIAETFELLQKTLSRRKSEFSGQGIGSFREYVAQHDDCPAILLLIDNYVAFTESYEQYEDTLAQLSREAASYGIYLVLTMNNAGELRSRIRQNFVAGIALQMPDRFEYEAVIGDRTEILPEGRTPGRGLIKAPLPVEFQVALCVREDEGLSQAQTLRRKFAAMKPATGEGVKKIGDRPDSLSLAALLNRADVKALPGNRLAIGLGTEDSSLVTVNLDEEFCYTVGGSGASGKTNLLAAVAKQAGDKGARLFLFDDGDSGLGSLAGFEQIVCSDAELFALMESVIVPAFSERNGIVADTRDAGGDIAAALADHERIVFIIDNMTAFITAVYSPDMEMSGFFEIALEKGFGHKIQFFAAVTPDDYADMARYTAMRTYAGYRRGVHLGGLFDQQSILQFSLSAADNVRQLPAGSGYAAGPAGTAVRIITPLVKEVGSE, encoded by the coding sequence ATGCACCTGTTACTGACAGTTGTATTTTCCAACGGCTTTCAGGAAATTTATCTGCCCCTGGTAAACAATAAAACGGTGCCGGTGGATATCCGGCCCCATATCAGCGGCTGGCAGGAGGACATTACCCTGCCGCTGGCGGTGTGGGACGATACCTGGCAGCTGAGCGGCAGCCGCCAGTTCACTATTATCCATAATGAACAGCCAGTTCAAACCGTAGTGCTGGTGCCCGGTTTGCTCCTCAACTGCGAACTCGGCGGCAGTGAAGCGGTATTTTCCGTCACCGTGGAGGAAGTGGACGACGGCAACACCCGGTTCGGCAAGTATTTCCATGATCCCGCCGTAGCGCTTAAGGCCGGGATTGGCAGCGGAGAGGGCAACCTTATTATTTACAGCAACCGGTTTTGCTCGCCCAACCACGCGGAGATTGTTTTTGCGGACGGCAAAGCGGTGGTAAGAGATCTGGGAAGCGTCAACGGCACCTTTGTCAACGGCCGCATGCTTACCGGGGAGCATAGCCTCAAATACGGCGACATTATTTATATTATTGGCCTCAAACTTGTTTATCTGGGCAATGTGCTGGCCGTCAACAACCCGAAGCAGGCCTGCACTGTTAATGAGCGCAAGCTCAAGCTTATCCGCATCGAGGCTGCCGGACAGGAGGCGGAGGAACACTCGCCGGAAAGCGGCGAGGCCTATTTTCTGCGCACGCCCCGCAAGCTGGAAAAACTGGACGACGAGACATTTACCATCGAGAAATGCCCGCCGAAAAACCAGCAGAAAAAGCAGCCGGTTATTTTTGTTATCGGTCCGTCGCTCACCATGATGGTCCCGATGATTGCCGGCGTAATGATGATGAGCGGCAGCGGGGCTTCCGCCACAGGCGGTCTGGTGATGTCTGTCGGCGCGGCGCTGATTGGCGGCATGTGGGCCATGCTCAATATCCGCCACCAAAACAAAGAGGAACTGGAAACCGAAGCCACCCGTGTGCATAGCTACAGTGCCTATATTGCCAAGATGGCCCAGCAAATCCTGCAAAAAATTGAATACAACCGCGCGGCTCTGCTCAGGATGTTCCCGTCTGCCGGGGATGTAGCCGCCTTTGCGCTGGAAGGCAGTCCCCGCCTGTGGGAGAAGAGCAGCAACCATGAGGATTTCCTGGCAATCCGTTTCGGATTGGGTGATATTCCTTCCCCCAACCGGATTGTGGTGCCCAAGGAACAGATGATGATGGCGCACGATCCTCTCAATGACAAGGTGGAGGAGATCCGGCAGGCCATGTCCACGCTGAAAGGCGTGCCTGTAGAGCTTTCCGCTTACCAAAACCGGATGGTGGGGGTTGTCAGCCGGGACCGGGAGCGGGCTTTGGCGCTGGGCAACCTGATCAGTACGCAGGTTGCCGGACTACATCCCTACACCGATGTGCGCCTGTGCTATGTCTATCCCATGCGGGAAGCCGACAACTGGCATTACACCCGCTGGCTGCCCCATGTCTGGACACCTGACGGCAAGCTGCGCCTGATTGCCAATGACAAAAATACCGTGGGCGACGTAATGTACTATCTCTCCACCGTCATCCGGGAGCGTCTGGAACGGGAGTCCGGTGAGGAAGACGGCACCAAGGTGCTGCCGCATTATGTGGTGATGGTGGCCGACTGGTCGCTGGTGGAGGATGAACCTATTGCCAAATACCTGATGAACCCTCAGCCGGAACTGGGCCTGTCGGTTATCTATCTGGTGGACGCCATCGACAAGCTGCCCAGCGGCTGCACCGCCATTGTGCAGGACGATCCGGAAAACCGCGGCTTTTACTCCACAACCGGTTTGTTTCCCCAGCGGGAAAACATTGTCTATGACAGCATGCCCCTGGAACTGACCGAAGAGTTTGCCCGCCGTCTTTCAGGCTATCAGGTGCGGGAGCTTAACGTGTCCACCGCCATTCCCGATGTGTTGTCTTTTCTGGATATGTATAAAACGGCCGGGGTGGAGGAACTGGACATGCTGCACAAGTGGCTGGAGAACCGCACCTATGAGAGCATGCGCTCAATGATCGGCTACAAATCCGGCAATCAGCCGCTTTATCTGGATATTCATGAGAAATACCACGGCCCGCACGGGCTGGTGGCCGGCACCACCGGCTCCGGTAAATCCGAGACGCTGCAAAGCTATATACTTTCCCTGGTGGTCAACTACCATCCGCATGAGGTGGCGTTCATTCTGATTGACTACAAGGGCGGCGGCATGGCCCAGAGCTTTTTGGGGCTGCCCCATCTTTCCGGTGTCATTACCAATCTCGGCGGCAACGCCACCAACCGCGCGCTGCTTTCCATCAATGCGGAGATCAAGTCCCGCCAGCGCATTTTCAACGAATACAAAGTCAAGCATATTGACGCCTACATCGAGCTGTACCGCTCCGGCGCAGCAGCCGAGCCCATGCCGCATCTGTTAATTATTGCAGACGAGTTCGCCGAGCTCAAAAAGGAACAGCCGGAATTTGTGCGGGCGCTGGTTTCCGCTGCCCGTGTCGGCCGTTCCCTGGGTGTCAACCTGATTCTTGCCACCCAGAAGCCCAGCGGTGTGGTGGATGACGAGATCTGGTCCAATACCCGCTTTCGCCTGTGCCTGCGCGTGGCTGACAAGCAGGACTCCAACGAGATGCTCAAACGTCCTGACGCCGCCTTTATCACCGGCACCGGCCGCGGCTATTTCCAGGTAGGCAACGACGAAATCTTCGAGGAATTCCAGTCCGGCTGGTCGGGTGCGGCCTATGAGCCGCAGGTGCCATTCGCCGACGACAAAAACGCCAAAGTGGAACTGATTAACCTTATCGGTAAAAGCGGCGTACCCAAGCAGAAAAAACAAAAAAAATCCGATAACATTCAAAAGGTTACCCAACTGGACGCCGTGGTGAAGCATGCGGCCCAAATTGCGGCGGAAAATGGTATTCCCGCTATCAAGCAAATCTGGATGCCGCCGCTGCCGAAAACCGTATATCTGGAGGAACTGGACGCGATTGCCCGGCCGGAAGGCTTTTCCGTGCTGCTGCCAATCGGCCTTGTTGATAACCCTGAGGGCCAGAACCAGTACCCGTGCGCGGTGGATTTCATGACCGACGGCCATCTTTTAATTTGCGGCGCAGGCGGTTCCGGCAAGACGACGCTGCTGCAAACACTTATGTACAGTGCCATAACCCGTTATTCCCCCCGGGAAATCAATATATATGTGGCAGACTTCTCCAGCCGCACCATGGCGGTGTTCGGCAGCCTGCCGCATGTGGGCGGCGTGATGTTTGAGGGAGATGACGAAAAAATTGCCGAAACCTTTGAACTGCTGCAAAAGACGCTGTCCCGGCGCAAAAGCGAATTCTCCGGACAGGGGATCGGCTCCTTCCGCGAATATGTGGCGCAGCATGATGACTGCCCGGCCATTCTGCTGCTGATCGACAACTATGTGGCATTTACTGAAAGCTATGAACAATACGAAGACACTCTGGCCCAGCTTTCCCGGGAGGCGGCCAGCTACGGCATCTATCTGGTGCTGACCATGAACAACGCCGGCGAACTCAGAAGCCGTATCAGGCAAAACTTCGTCGCCGGCATCGCACTGCAAATGCCTGACCGGTTTGAGTACGAGGCTGTCATCGGCGACCGCACCGAGATTCTGCCGGAGGGACGTACCCCCGGCCGCGGCCTGATCAAGGCGCCGTTGCCGGTGGAATTCCAGGTGGCGCTCTGCGTGCGCGAGGATGAGGGACTCTCCCAGGCGCAGACTTTGCGCCGGAAATTTGCGGCCATGAAACCCGCCACCGGCGAGGGGGTCAAAAAAATCGGCGACCGGCCTGACAGTCTCAGCCTGGCCGCGCTGTTAAACCGGGCCGACGTTAAGGCGCTGCCCGGTAACCGGCTGGCAATCGGCCTCGGCACCGAAGACAGCAGCCTTGTCACCGTGAATCTGGATGAGGAATTCTGCTATACGGTGGGCGGCTCCGGCGCTTCCGGCAAAACCAATCTGCTGGCCGCTGTCGCAAAACAGGCCGGGGATAAAGGCGCGCGTCTCTTTCTGTTCGACGACGGGGACAGCGGGCTCGGCAGCCTGGCCGGTTTTGAACAGATTGTCTGCAGCGACGCGGAACTGTTCGCGCTGATGGAGTCGGTGATTGTGCCTGCCTTCAGCGAACGCAACGGCATTGTTGCCGATACCAGGGACGCGGGCGGCGATATCGCCGCGGCCTTAGCGGACCATGAGCGCATAGTGTTCATTATCGATAACATGACGGCGTTCATCACCGCGGTGTACAGTCCCGATATGGAAATGAGCGGTTTTTTTGAAATTGCGCTGGAAAAAGGCTTTGGGCACAAGATCCAATTCTTTGCGGCCGTTACGCCTGACGATTACGCCGACATGGCGCGTTATACCGCCATGCGTACCTATGCGGGCTATCGCCGGGGCGTGCATCTCGGCGGCCTGTTTGATCAGCAAAGCATCCTGCAATTTTCTTTGTCCGCCGCCGACAATGTGCGTCAGCTTCCCGCGGGAAGCGGATATGCCGCCGGCCCGGCCGGAACGGCTGTCAGAATTATCACGCCGCTGGTAAAGGAGGTAGGCTCTGAGTGA
- a CDS encoding ATP-binding protein codes for MKLWLQNIVKQFFRPELEFRVRLFNLLAMAGTVNSLLQAGFSLLVVGGFPMVILNLFIAVLSFGLLYYSYTSGQYQRCYLITIVFIFFIGFAFLFFSGGGYRGGLPSFFIFATVFTVFMLEGRQMLVVSVLELLFYTGLCLYGYYVPEQVSWFETEEKILADVIVCFLAVSIVLGITMHLNFRMYNSQQRQLEQAREEAIRANQAKNMFLASMSHEIRTPINIMLGMNEMILREQPSPAVAGYIARSQDAGQMLLSLINDILDVSKIESGKMELLEEAYYTDDLVQRLIQFGREQSAKKGLSFSAEVSGLPAMFWGDTLHIRQIATNLLSNAVKYTEAGSVRLALTAREMPGGAGMLLSVAVSDTGIGIRPESLDSVFEAFTRSEAVRNLKIEGAGLGLAIVRNLVNLMGGRLLVQSEYGSGSTFTAEIPQRYADGLADCTHRSVAPLAEQSFFAPQGRILVVDDNEGNLGVIKSLLARTLLQIDTVLSGRQCLEQAGQSSYHVIVLDYMMPELDGIETLHRLRQMNCHTPVIALTADVTAGTRQKLLTAGFADYLSKPVSWTRLEQSLLSYLPEELVTRTTVSVGNACPDAAAQFRQQLGKYDISLENGLQFLSQSLSQYITVAGIFLDHTRQTTELLTRLAAQHDLTALSHLYHSLKTLARLIGAGELFALARRLEQKCSAGEAGYVRTALPLFCHELTATRQGLAEFLAQTKAVAAGESPSFLLPSMNFAALTVLAQTGIADYHFTESRQALTLLLTLEQDPDCRRLLKQALTAVENLSFEDAEMLFEQFCQAREREAASYAPER; via the coding sequence ATGAAACTTTGGCTGCAAAATATAGTAAAGCAGTTTTTCCGGCCCGAGTTGGAGTTTCGTGTCCGTCTGTTTAATCTGCTGGCCATGGCCGGTACTGTCAACAGCCTGCTGCAGGCCGGATTTTCACTGCTGGTTGTCGGCGGTTTCCCCATGGTCATACTTAACTTGTTTATTGCCGTACTTTCCTTTGGACTGCTTTACTATTCCTACACCAGCGGGCAGTACCAGCGGTGTTACCTGATCACCATTGTCTTCATTTTTTTTATCGGCTTTGCTTTTTTGTTTTTTTCCGGCGGCGGCTACCGGGGCGGTCTTCCTTCGTTCTTCATTTTTGCCACGGTATTTACCGTATTTATGCTGGAAGGCCGGCAAATGCTGGTCGTCAGTGTTTTGGAACTGTTGTTTTATACCGGGCTGTGCCTTTATGGATATTACGTGCCTGAGCAGGTTAGCTGGTTTGAAACTGAGGAAAAGATTCTGGCCGATGTTATTGTATGTTTTCTGGCTGTCAGTATTGTTTTGGGTATTACCATGCACCTGAACTTCCGCATGTATAACAGCCAGCAGCGGCAGCTGGAGCAGGCCCGGGAGGAGGCTATCCGGGCCAATCAGGCAAAAAATATGTTTCTGGCCAGCATGAGCCACGAGATCCGTACGCCTATCAATATCATGCTGGGCATGAACGAGATGATTTTGCGGGAACAACCTTCTCCGGCGGTTGCCGGTTATATCGCCCGCTCGCAGGATGCCGGCCAAATGCTCCTGTCGCTCATTAACGATATTCTGGATGTTTCCAAAATCGAGTCCGGCAAAATGGAACTCTTGGAGGAGGCTTACTATACAGATGATCTGGTGCAGCGCCTGATTCAATTTGGCCGGGAACAATCGGCAAAGAAAGGGCTGTCCTTTTCCGCTGAGGTTTCGGGGCTGCCGGCTATGTTTTGGGGGGATACCCTGCATATTCGTCAGATTGCCACCAATCTTTTGAGCAATGCCGTAAAATATACTGAAGCCGGTTCAGTCAGGCTTGCCCTTACTGCCAGGGAAATGCCCGGCGGGGCCGGCATGCTGCTTTCCGTGGCGGTGTCTGACACGGGAATAGGCATCCGGCCGGAAAGTCTTGACTCCGTCTTTGAAGCCTTTACCCGCAGCGAAGCCGTCCGGAATCTCAAAATTGAAGGTGCCGGGCTGGGGCTCGCCATTGTCAGGAATCTGGTAAACCTGATGGGCGGCCGGCTGCTGGTGCAAAGCGAATATGGCAGCGGCAGCACCTTTACGGCCGAAATTCCCCAGCGTTATGCCGACGGGCTGGCTGACTGCACTCACCGGTCGGTCGCGCCGCTGGCCGAACAGAGCTTTTTCGCCCCGCAGGGACGAATCCTGGTTGTGGATGACAATGAAGGGAATTTGGGTGTGATAAAATCCCTGCTGGCCCGGACTTTGCTGCAAATCGACACCGTGCTGAGCGGCCGGCAATGCCTTGAACAGGCCGGCCAAAGCTCTTACCATGTTATTGTGCTGGATTATATGATGCCGGAGCTGGATGGTATCGAAACCCTGCACAGGCTGCGGCAAATGAACTGTCACACTCCTGTCATTGCCCTGACGGCCGATGTTACCGCCGGGACGCGCCAGAAACTCTTAACCGCAGGGTTTGCCGACTATCTCTCCAAACCCGTTTCCTGGACCCGGCTGGAACAGAGCCTGCTGTCCTATTTGCCGGAAGAACTGGTGACGCGTACCACCGTAAGCGTGGGGAATGCCTGCCCGGATGCGGCGGCGCAATTCCGGCAGCAGTTGGGGAAATATGATATCTCGCTGGAAAACGGGCTCCAGTTTCTCAGTCAGAGCTTGTCCCAGTACATAACCGTTGCCGGGATATTTCTCGACCATACCCGGCAGACTACAGAACTGCTGACCCGGCTTGCCGCGCAGCATGATCTTACGGCGCTTTCCCATTTGTACCATTCGCTTAAAACTCTGGCCCGCCTCATTGGTGCCGGGGAACTTTTTGCTCTGGCCCGGCGGCTTGAACAAAAATGCTCTGCCGGAGAAGCCGGATATGTACGAACCGCATTGCCGCTGTTTTGTCATGAACTGACCGCGACCCGCCAGGGACTTGCTGAGTTTCTGGCGCAGACCAAAGCTGTGGCTGCCGGTGAGTCGCCCTCATTCCTGCTGCCTTCTATGAATTTTGCAGCACTGACTGTCCTGGCGCAGACCGGCATTGCCGACTATCATTTTACGGAAAGCCGGCAGGCGCTGACGCTGCTGCTCACGCTGGAGCAGGATCCGGATTGCAGGAGGTTGCTTAAGCAGGCGCTCACTGCTGTGGAAAATCTTAGCTTCGAGGACGCGGAGATGCTATTTGAGCAATTTTGTCAGGCAAGAGAGAGGGAGGCTGCAAGCTATGCACCAGAAAGGTAA
- a CDS encoding response regulator transcription factor translates to MHQKGKLFVVDDDIILLKVMEELLKEYYEVSLAKSGPQAVRFLEKGGSPDLILLDIDMPDMDGFATLLKLRALNAGREVPVVYLTGLTDAGSEAYGLQLGAVDYIRKPVVKEVLLARIALHLDNAEKRRQLELFKEQHLGSGGLQADKMLAMKQLLTKTEFTVAALVAQGYTNDEISRLLNYSPSYIKKVVSRLFDRLDISKRSEVKRFFC, encoded by the coding sequence ATGCACCAGAAAGGTAAGCTCTTCGTGGTGGACGACGACATTATACTGCTGAAGGTCATGGAGGAACTGTTAAAGGAGTATTACGAAGTGAGTCTTGCCAAATCGGGACCCCAGGCTGTGCGCTTTCTGGAAAAGGGCGGCAGCCCGGATCTGATTCTGCTGGATATCGATATGCCGGACATGGATGGTTTTGCGACCTTGCTGAAGCTGCGGGCTTTAAACGCCGGACGGGAAGTGCCGGTCGTGTATCTGACCGGCCTTACCGATGCCGGCAGCGAGGCTTATGGCCTGCAACTGGGCGCCGTCGACTACATCAGGAAGCCTGTGGTGAAGGAAGTATTGCTGGCGCGTATCGCTCTGCACCTGGACAATGCCGAAAAACGCCGGCAGCTGGAGCTCTTTAAGGAACAGCACCTGGGCAGCGGCGGTTTGCAGGCCGATAAAATGCTTGCCATGAAACAATTGCTGACAAAAACTGAGTTTACCGTTGCCGCGCTGGTGGCGCAGGGATATACCAATGACGAAATCAGCCGGCTGCTGAACTACTCGCCTTCCTATATAAAAAAAGTGGTATCCAGGCTGTTTGACCGGCTGGACATCAGTAAACGCAGCGAAGTCAAACGATTTTTTTGCTAA